In one window of Tellurirhabdus rosea DNA:
- a CDS encoding LytR/AlgR family response regulator transcription factor yields the protein MLTKISQFFNRPLAEDFSFRYQFRLALQAGFYVALLLFFLGGPPDASRVLSAGLFGLGCFAATVLANCLIPALLPRIYNEESWTVWRQILHTLFVLLCISAVNQTLLWALNQSRPPFWAMYVYVTVIGFFPITLGVLLMERRRLKRNIEHARTANEQIDRLHHPVPEVADEMPEVLELVSTNGKERLSLLPNQLLYVESTGNYVEVHYLNFMFPQTATLRSTLKEIEEALANQPQFLRCHRAFIINLKAVEKTEGNARGYQLTLSGSQRQIPVSRSYLEAFDERMQALS from the coding sequence ATGCTTACCAAAATCAGCCAGTTTTTTAACCGCCCGTTAGCCGAAGACTTCAGTTTCCGTTATCAGTTTCGGCTGGCGCTGCAGGCGGGGTTTTACGTGGCGTTGCTCCTGTTTTTTCTCGGTGGTCCGCCGGACGCGAGCCGGGTGCTCAGTGCGGGCCTCTTTGGATTGGGCTGTTTTGCGGCCACGGTTCTGGCCAACTGCCTGATTCCGGCTCTACTGCCCCGTATTTACAATGAAGAAAGTTGGACCGTGTGGCGGCAGATTCTGCACACGCTGTTTGTGCTTTTGTGCATTTCGGCGGTCAACCAGACGCTGTTGTGGGCCCTAAACCAGAGTCGCCCGCCATTCTGGGCCATGTACGTGTACGTAACGGTGATTGGCTTTTTTCCGATTACCCTCGGTGTACTGCTCATGGAACGGCGGCGCCTGAAACGGAACATCGAACACGCCCGGACGGCCAACGAGCAGATCGACCGGCTTCACCACCCGGTTCCGGAAGTGGCCGACGAGATGCCCGAGGTCCTGGAACTGGTTTCCACTAACGGTAAAGAGCGACTGAGCCTGCTCCCGAATCAACTGTTGTACGTCGAATCCACCGGGAATTATGTGGAGGTCCACTACCTGAATTTCATGTTTCCCCAAACGGCCACGCTCCGCAGCACCCTCAAAGAAATCGAGGAGGCACTGGCCAACCAGCCGCAGTTTCTGCGCTGCCACCGGGCGTTTATCATCAACCTGAAAGCGGTCGAGAAAACGGAGGGAAACGCCCGCGGTTACCAGCTTACCCTGAGCGGCTCGCAGCGGCAGATTCCGGTCTCCCGTTCGTACCTGGAGGCGTTTGACGAGCGGATGCAGGCACTTTCGTAG
- a CDS encoding BamA/TamA family outer membrane protein has product MVLMKPAASLFLLLFLSVDVWAQDAPARKWWHRFHPDSLLKRDVKFIPIPVIQSSPETGLKGGLAIDYFFNTGSSDSTRPTRDSYAWVQALYSTRRQLILEPFWQIYTRDERYFLRGRGGYLDFSEYVWGVGQETVDKKAYDNVLYNRIYLQTKVLRKLYGRTFLGVNYNYSDTRNIRFPAGSDILPTLQSGTGDTPGLTQSRVSGLGPNIVFDYRNNAFSPTQGWYGEYAVHFYTDELGSGHRYTEHQLDVRKYFPWRGRNLLGFQAVAHLNEGAVPLRELPRLGGPFIMRGMISGRYRDRQMVAAQAEYRRAFNRFLGGAVFGAVGGVAPTLAGLADAKAQVTGGAGLRLLLNRKKNLYARVDLATSSDRNLAVYFRVMDAF; this is encoded by the coding sequence ATGGTTTTAATGAAACCCGCGGCCTCTCTTTTTCTGCTTCTTTTCCTATCCGTCGATGTCTGGGCACAGGATGCGCCCGCCCGGAAGTGGTGGCACCGTTTTCACCCGGACTCGCTCCTGAAACGGGACGTTAAGTTTATTCCCATTCCGGTGATTCAGTCGAGCCCCGAAACGGGTCTGAAGGGCGGGCTGGCGATCGATTATTTCTTCAATACGGGCAGCAGCGATTCGACCCGGCCCACCCGCGACTCCTACGCCTGGGTGCAGGCCCTGTACAGCACCCGCCGCCAACTGATTCTGGAGCCTTTTTGGCAAATCTACACCCGCGACGAACGGTACTTCCTGCGCGGACGCGGCGGCTATCTCGATTTTTCGGAATACGTCTGGGGCGTAGGGCAGGAGACGGTCGATAAAAAGGCGTACGACAATGTGCTCTACAACCGGATCTACCTGCAAACGAAGGTGCTTCGTAAACTGTATGGCCGCACCTTTCTCGGCGTGAACTACAACTACAGCGATACGCGGAACATTCGCTTTCCCGCCGGGTCCGACATACTGCCGACCCTCCAGTCAGGCACCGGTGATACGCCGGGCCTGACGCAAAGCCGCGTTTCCGGGCTGGGTCCGAACATCGTTTTCGACTACCGGAACAATGCCTTCAGTCCGACGCAGGGCTGGTATGGCGAGTACGCCGTGCATTTCTATACCGACGAACTGGGCAGCGGCCACCGCTACACCGAACACCAGCTGGATGTCCGGAAATACTTCCCCTGGCGGGGTCGCAACCTGCTGGGTTTTCAGGCCGTGGCGCATCTGAACGAGGGCGCGGTGCCCCTGCGCGAACTGCCCCGGCTGGGTGGGCCTTTCATCATGCGCGGCATGATTTCTGGCCGGTACCGGGACCGGCAGATGGTGGCTGCGCAGGCAGAATACCGCCGGGCGTTCAACCGCTTTCTCGGTGGGGCCGTCTTCGGGGCGGTGGGGGGCGTGGCGCCGACCCTGGCCGGATTGGCTGATGCGAAAGCCCAGGTTACGGGCGGGGCCGGTCTGCGGCTGCTCCTCAACCGGAAGAAAAACCTGTATGCGCGGGTGGACCTCGCTACGTCTTCGGATCGCAACCTGGCGGTCTATTTTCGGGTGATGGACGCGTTCTGA
- a CDS encoding aconitate hydratase — MAFDFDMIQRAYARFGERVEAARKVVGRPLTQSEKILYAHLSAGIAEKAYARGKDYVDFAPDRVAMQDATAQMALLQFMQAGRPQVAVPSTVHCDHLIQAEVGAAQDLANANNKNKEVYDFLASVSNKYGIGFWKPGAGIIHQVVLENYAFPGGMMIGTDSHTPNAGGLGMIAIGVGGADACDVMAGLPWELKMPKLIGVKLTGKLSGWASAKDVILRVAGILTVKGGTGCIVEYFGEGAESLSCTGKATICNMGAEIGATTSIFAYDEKMADYLRSTERSDIAEAANAVAAHLRSDDEVYNDPATYFDQVIEINLSELEPHINGPYTPDLAWPLSKFAQAVKENGWPEKLDVGLIGSCTNSSYEDITRAASVAEQAITKNLKTKSEYTVTPGSELVRYTTERDGLLNTFEQIGGVVLANACGPCIGQWARHIDDPNRKNSIITSFNRNFAKRNDGLASTHSFVASPEIVTAFSIAGSLTFNPMTDTLTNEAGEEVKLDEPQGIELPVNGFAVEDAGYQAPAEDGSGVQVLVSPTSDRLQLLDPFPAWEGTDLTGLKLLIKAKGKCTTDHISMAGPWLKYRGHLDNISNNMLIGAVNFYNEKTNTVKNQLTGEYAEVPTVQRAYKAAGIGSVVVGDENYGEGSSREHAAMEPRHLGVRAILVKSFARIHETNLKKQGMLGLTFANPADYDKVQEDDTIDILGLTEFAPGKQLTIRLNHADGTSDEFPVNHTYNEQQIEWFKAGAALNLIRQKVGA, encoded by the coding sequence ATGGCGTTCGATTTTGACATGATTCAGCGCGCCTACGCCCGTTTCGGCGAGCGCGTTGAAGCCGCCCGGAAGGTTGTTGGGCGTCCGCTCACCCAGTCCGAGAAGATTTTGTATGCCCACCTGAGCGCCGGCATCGCCGAAAAAGCGTATGCCCGTGGGAAAGATTACGTCGACTTTGCGCCCGACCGCGTAGCGATGCAGGACGCAACGGCCCAGATGGCCCTGCTTCAGTTCATGCAGGCGGGCCGTCCGCAGGTGGCCGTTCCCTCGACGGTTCACTGTGACCACCTGATTCAGGCGGAGGTTGGTGCCGCGCAGGACCTTGCCAACGCCAACAATAAAAATAAAGAGGTCTACGACTTCCTGGCTTCGGTCTCCAATAAATATGGTATTGGTTTCTGGAAGCCCGGTGCCGGGATCATCCACCAGGTTGTGCTGGAAAACTACGCGTTTCCGGGCGGCATGATGATCGGCACGGACTCGCACACGCCGAACGCGGGCGGTCTGGGCATGATTGCCATCGGTGTCGGCGGCGCGGATGCCTGCGACGTGATGGCGGGTCTGCCGTGGGAGCTGAAAATGCCCAAACTGATCGGGGTGAAGCTGACCGGCAAACTGTCGGGCTGGGCTTCGGCCAAAGACGTGATCCTGCGCGTAGCCGGTATCCTGACCGTAAAAGGCGGAACGGGCTGCATCGTGGAATACTTCGGCGAAGGCGCCGAAAGCCTGTCCTGCACGGGGAAGGCGACCATCTGTAACATGGGTGCTGAAATCGGGGCAACGACCTCTATTTTCGCCTATGATGAGAAAATGGCCGACTACCTCCGCAGCACCGAGCGCTCCGACATCGCCGAAGCGGCCAATGCCGTGGCGGCTCACCTGCGCTCGGATGACGAGGTTTACAACGACCCGGCTACCTACTTCGATCAGGTGATCGAGATTAACCTGTCGGAGTTGGAGCCGCACATCAACGGTCCGTACACGCCTGACCTGGCGTGGCCGCTGTCCAAATTCGCCCAGGCCGTGAAAGAAAACGGCTGGCCGGAGAAGCTGGACGTGGGCCTGATCGGTTCCTGCACCAACTCCTCGTACGAGGACATCACCCGCGCCGCTTCCGTTGCCGAGCAGGCGATTACGAAGAATCTGAAAACCAAGTCGGAATACACCGTAACGCCGGGTTCCGAACTGGTTCGCTACACGACCGAGCGCGACGGGCTGCTGAATACCTTCGAGCAGATCGGCGGCGTCGTGTTGGCCAACGCCTGCGGGCCCTGCATCGGGCAGTGGGCCCGTCATATCGACGACCCGAACCGGAAAAACTCCATCATCACGTCCTTCAACCGGAACTTCGCGAAGCGGAACGACGGGCTGGCTTCGACGCACTCGTTCGTGGCTTCTCCGGAAATCGTGACGGCTTTCTCGATTGCGGGTAGCCTGACGTTCAACCCGATGACGGACACGCTGACCAACGAGGCCGGTGAAGAAGTAAAACTTGACGAACCACAAGGTATCGAACTGCCGGTCAATGGCTTTGCCGTAGAAGACGCGGGCTACCAGGCTCCGGCCGAAGATGGCAGCGGCGTGCAGGTACTCGTCAGCCCGACCTCGGACCGTCTGCAGCTGCTCGATCCGTTCCCGGCCTGGGAAGGCACCGACCTGACGGGTCTGAAGCTGCTCATCAAGGCGAAAGGCAAGTGTACGACCGACCACATCTCGATGGCCGGTCCGTGGCTGAAGTACCGCGGTCACCTCGACAACATTTCCAACAACATGCTCATCGGGGCCGTGAACTTCTACAACGAGAAGACCAACACGGTGAAAAACCAGCTGACGGGCGAATACGCCGAAGTGCCGACGGTACAGCGGGCGTACAAAGCGGCCGGTATCGGCTCGGTGGTTGTCGGCGACGAGAACTACGGCGAAGGTTCGTCGCGGGAGCACGCCGCCATGGAGCCGCGTCACCTCGGCGTTCGGGCTATCCTGGTGAAATCGTTCGCCCGGATTCACGAAACGAACCTGAAAAAGCAGGGCATGCTGGGTCTGACGTTCGCCAACCCGGCGGATTACGACAAGGTCCAGGAAGACGACACCATCGACATCCTCGGCCTGACGGAGTTCGCTCCGGGCAAGCAGCTGACAATTCGCCTGAACCATGCCGATGGCACGTCGGACGAATTCCCGGTGAACCATACCTACAACGAACAGCAGATCGAGTGGTTCAAAGCCGGTGCGGCCCTGAATCTGATCCGCCAGAAGGTAGGCGCGTAA
- a CDS encoding CHRD domain-containing protein — MKSKLFLWPLSLVMAASLVFTGCKDDDDDVPANNTTRLTATLNGQQEVPATTSAATGTFTGSIDRTTRVMTYEVRYSGFTPTAGHIHAGSPGQNGPVVIPFNSLTSPITGQTTLAQSRIDSMVAGRFYVNLHSAAFPGGEIRGNITEQK, encoded by the coding sequence ATGAAAAGTAAATTGTTCCTCTGGCCTCTGTCGCTGGTGATGGCGGCCTCCCTGGTTTTTACTGGCTGCAAGGATGACGATGACGACGTTCCGGCAAACAATACCACCCGCCTGACGGCCACGCTGAACGGCCAGCAGGAAGTACCGGCCACCACCTCCGCCGCGACCGGCACCTTCACCGGCAGCATCGACCGGACCACGCGGGTCATGACTTACGAAGTCCGCTACAGCGGCTTTACGCCCACAGCCGGGCACATCCATGCCGGATCGCCGGGGCAGAATGGCCCGGTCGTTATTCCGTTCAACAGCCTGACCTCGCCCATCACCGGGCAGACAACGCTGGCCCAGAGCCGGATCGACAGCATGGTGGCCGGACGGTTTTACGTCAATCTGCACTCGGCGGCTTTCCCCGGCGGAGAGATTCGGGGCAACATCACGGAGCAGAAATAG
- the topA gene encoding type I DNA topoisomerase — MSKNLVIVESPAKAKTIEGYLGKDFTVKSSFGHVRDLPKDDMAIDVNNGFRPVYEVSPEKKQVINELKKLAKEAEEVWLATDDDREGEAISWHLKEALGLREDTKRIVFREITKNAILNAIQQPRRIDLDLVNAQQARRVLDRLVGFELSPVLWRKIKARGAGLSAGRVQSVAVRLIVEREREVEGHKAKSSYRVVAQFLIEGGKILTAELPKNLPTLDDARAFLERCRQAIFTIESLETKPAKKSPAPPFTTSTLQQEASRKLSFSVSQTMTLAQKLYEAGKISYMRTDSTSLSQEAIQKAKDAIIADFGEKYAHTRQYKTKNDSAQEAHEAIRPTDFSNRKASNDRNEQRLYELIWKRAIASQMSDALLERTTATISISTTPEELIAQGEVIKFDGFLKVYLESRDDEDEESKGMLPPLNVGQQLNLDTLKATERFTRPAPRYTEASLVKKLEEMGIGRPSTYAPTISTIIKREYVVKQDKPGQERTFQELVLSGRTKTIEQKTDKENFGSEKSKLFPTNTGMVVNDFLVEFFPDIVDYKFTATVEKDFDEIAGGKLGWQDMIKNFYGGFHAKVTDVAGATVSLKQAAGVKELGIDPKTGKPVTARMGRYGAYVQIGEASDEEKPQFANLRQGQLIENVTLEEALSLFQLPREVGFFEDKPMTVAIGKFGPYVRHDDKYVSLTKEDDPYTIVADRAIELIQQKRAESSSETLGEFEGRPVSTGKGRFGPYVKFDDKYISLPKGETLAGLTLDRAIELILQKRDTESNKYIREFAENPAVKVVKGMYGPYIAVGKRNVKIPKDVDPATLTLEKCLELAGESSDAKPAAAEKPKAAKPKAAAAKPKAAAAKTGTKKVAAKKK, encoded by the coding sequence ATGTCCAAAAACCTGGTAATCGTGGAGTCGCCGGCTAAGGCGAAGACCATTGAAGGCTATCTGGGTAAGGATTTTACGGTAAAATCAAGCTTCGGTCACGTTCGGGATCTGCCCAAGGACGACATGGCGATCGACGTGAACAACGGCTTTCGTCCTGTTTACGAAGTTTCGCCGGAAAAAAAGCAGGTAATCAACGAGTTAAAGAAATTAGCCAAGGAGGCCGAAGAGGTTTGGCTCGCGACGGACGACGACCGCGAAGGCGAAGCCATATCCTGGCACCTAAAAGAAGCCCTTGGTCTGCGGGAAGATACCAAACGGATCGTTTTCCGTGAAATCACCAAAAATGCGATTCTGAACGCCATCCAGCAACCGCGCCGGATCGACCTCGACCTGGTAAATGCCCAGCAGGCCCGCCGGGTGCTGGACCGCCTCGTCGGTTTCGAACTCTCGCCCGTGCTGTGGCGAAAAATCAAGGCCCGGGGAGCCGGTCTGTCGGCCGGACGGGTGCAGTCCGTGGCCGTTCGCCTGATTGTCGAGCGCGAACGGGAAGTGGAAGGCCACAAGGCCAAATCCAGCTACCGGGTAGTGGCGCAGTTCCTCATCGAAGGCGGCAAGATCCTGACGGCCGAACTGCCCAAAAACCTCCCTACGCTGGACGACGCCCGGGCCTTCCTCGAACGCTGCCGCCAGGCGATCTTTACCATCGAAAGCCTGGAAACCAAACCGGCCAAGAAGTCGCCCGCCCCACCGTTTACGACCTCGACCCTGCAGCAGGAAGCTTCCCGCAAACTTTCCTTCTCGGTTTCGCAGACCATGACGCTGGCGCAGAAACTTTACGAGGCCGGTAAGATTTCGTACATGCGTACTGATTCGACCAGCCTTTCGCAGGAAGCCATTCAGAAGGCGAAAGACGCCATCATCGCCGATTTCGGCGAAAAATACGCCCATACCCGGCAGTACAAAACGAAAAACGACTCGGCTCAGGAAGCGCACGAAGCCATCCGTCCGACCGATTTTTCCAACCGCAAAGCGAGCAACGACCGCAACGAACAACGGCTGTACGAACTCATCTGGAAACGGGCCATCGCCTCCCAGATGTCGGACGCCCTGCTGGAACGGACGACGGCCACCATCAGCATCTCGACGACCCCGGAAGAGCTGATCGCCCAGGGCGAAGTCATCAAGTTCGACGGCTTCCTGAAAGTGTACCTGGAATCCCGCGACGACGAAGACGAGGAAAGCAAGGGCATGCTGCCGCCGCTGAACGTCGGCCAGCAGCTCAACCTCGACACGCTGAAAGCCACCGAGCGGTTCACCCGTCCGGCCCCGCGCTACACGGAAGCGTCGCTGGTGAAAAAGCTGGAAGAAATGGGCATTGGCCGCCCGTCGACCTACGCCCCGACGATTTCCACGATCATCAAACGGGAATACGTCGTCAAACAGGACAAGCCCGGCCAGGAACGGACCTTCCAGGAACTGGTGCTGAGCGGCAGGACGAAAACCATCGAGCAGAAGACCGACAAGGAAAACTTCGGTTCCGAAAAGTCCAAGCTGTTCCCGACCAATACGGGCATGGTGGTCAACGACTTTCTGGTCGAATTCTTCCCGGATATTGTCGATTACAAGTTTACCGCTACCGTCGAGAAGGATTTTGACGAAATCGCGGGCGGAAAGTTGGGCTGGCAGGACATGATCAAGAACTTCTACGGCGGTTTCCACGCGAAGGTGACCGACGTGGCGGGAGCGACCGTGTCCCTGAAACAGGCCGCCGGCGTGAAGGAACTTGGAATCGACCCGAAAACAGGCAAACCGGTGACGGCTCGGATGGGCCGCTACGGGGCGTATGTGCAGATCGGCGAGGCTTCCGACGAGGAAAAACCGCAGTTTGCCAACCTCCGGCAGGGCCAGCTCATCGAGAACGTGACGCTGGAGGAAGCCCTGAGCCTGTTCCAGCTGCCGCGCGAAGTCGGATTCTTTGAAGACAAACCAATGACGGTGGCCATCGGCAAGTTCGGGCCGTATGTCCGGCACGACGACAAGTACGTTTCGCTCACGAAAGAAGACGACCCGTATACCATCGTGGCCGACCGCGCCATCGAACTGATCCAGCAGAAACGGGCGGAAAGCTCCTCGGAAACGCTGGGCGAATTTGAAGGCCGTCCGGTTTCGACGGGCAAAGGCCGCTTCGGCCCCTACGTCAAGTTCGACGACAAGTACATCTCGCTGCCGAAAGGCGAAACGCTCGCCGGGCTTACCCTCGACCGGGCGATTGAACTTATTCTGCAAAAGCGCGATACCGAGTCGAACAAATACATCCGGGAGTTCGCCGAGAATCCGGCGGTGAAGGTTGTCAAAGGCATGTACGGCCCGTACATCGCGGTCGGCAAGCGGAATGTCAAGATTCCAAAAGACGTGGACCCGGCGACGCTGACGCTCGAAAAATGCCTTGAACTGGCGGGTGAATCCTCCGACGCAAAACCGGCGGCGGCCGAAAAGCCGAAGGCCGCCAAACCAAAAGCTGCGGCGGCCAAACCGAAAGCTGCGGCGGCCAAGACAGGCACGAAGAAAGTAGCAGCCAAAAAGAAATAA
- a CDS encoding SIR2 family NAD-dependent protein deacylase — translation MNPRPKLVVLSGAGISAESGIRTFRDSNGLWEEYRIEDVATPEAWQRNPDLVLEFYNQRRRQALDVAPNAGHYALVKLEEKYEVLIITQNVDPLHEKAGSSNVLHLHGELFKSRSTADETLVYPVEGWELNRGDLCEKGSQLRPHIVWFGEMVPMIEPAMEIAAEADIFIVVGTSMAVYPAAGLINFVRPGVPIYVVDPHSPEVRPRKNLTFIQEPATTGLSRLAEQLLA, via the coding sequence ATGAATCCACGCCCGAAACTTGTTGTTCTGTCTGGTGCCGGTATCAGTGCCGAAAGTGGTATCCGTACGTTCCGGGATTCCAACGGCCTTTGGGAAGAATACCGGATCGAGGATGTGGCGACGCCTGAAGCCTGGCAGCGCAACCCGGACCTGGTCCTGGAGTTTTACAACCAGCGCCGCAGACAGGCGCTGGACGTTGCGCCCAACGCCGGTCATTACGCCCTGGTCAAACTGGAAGAAAAGTACGAGGTGCTCATCATTACGCAGAACGTGGACCCGCTGCACGAAAAGGCCGGTTCGTCCAACGTCCTGCACCTGCACGGGGAACTGTTCAAATCCAGGAGTACCGCCGACGAAACCCTCGTGTACCCGGTGGAAGGCTGGGAACTCAACCGGGGCGACCTGTGCGAAAAAGGCTCCCAGCTCCGGCCGCATATCGTCTGGTTCGGCGAAATGGTGCCCATGATTGAACCGGCCATGGAGATTGCCGCCGAGGCGGATATTTTTATCGTGGTCGGTACCTCGATGGCGGTCTACCCCGCGGCGGGCCTCATCAATTTTGTGCGTCCGGGCGTGCCCATCTACGTGGTGGACCCCCACAGTCCGGAAGTCCGGCCCCGCAAAAACCTCACGTTTATTCAGGAACCGGCCACGACGGGCCTTTCGCGGCTCGCCGAGCAGCTTCTGGCCTGA
- a CDS encoding bifunctional 5,10-methylenetetrahydrofolate dehydrogenase/5,10-methenyltetrahydrofolate cyclohydrolase yields the protein MQLLDGKLLSQQIKQEIATQVTEIRSNGQKIPHLVAILVGTAGRSETYVASKMKSCEEVGMKSTLIRFDDSVTEAELLAKVEEVNQNPDMDGLIVQLPLPAHISADKVMETIHPSKDVDGFHPINIGRMAKGLPAYVSATPQGILEMLKRYEIETAGKHCVVVGRSQIVGLPMSILMQRNDYPGNCTVTLTHSRTKNLAEITRTADILIAALGKPEFITAEMVKEGAVVIDVGLEKVPDASKKSGFALKGDVKFDEVAPKAGFITPVPGGVGLMTICSLMQNTVKAARREVY from the coding sequence ATGCAACTTCTGGACGGTAAACTTCTCTCGCAGCAAATAAAGCAGGAAATCGCCACGCAAGTCACCGAAATTCGGTCCAATGGTCAAAAAATCCCACATCTGGTCGCCATTCTGGTTGGCACCGCCGGACGGAGTGAAACCTACGTGGCCAGCAAGATGAAAAGCTGCGAAGAAGTCGGCATGAAATCGACCCTCATCCGGTTCGACGACTCGGTCACGGAGGCGGAACTGCTGGCCAAAGTGGAAGAGGTGAACCAGAATCCGGACATGGACGGACTGATTGTGCAACTTCCCCTGCCGGCCCATATTTCGGCCGATAAGGTGATGGAAACGATTCATCCCTCCAAGGATGTGGACGGCTTTCACCCCATCAACATCGGCCGGATGGCCAAGGGACTCCCGGCATACGTGTCGGCCACACCCCAGGGCATCCTCGAAATGCTCAAACGGTACGAAATCGAAACGGCCGGAAAGCACTGCGTCGTGGTGGGCCGGAGCCAGATTGTGGGACTGCCCATGAGCATTCTGATGCAGCGCAACGACTACCCCGGCAACTGCACCGTGACCCTGACCCACAGCCGGACCAAAAATCTGGCGGAAATCACCCGGACGGCCGACATTCTGATTGCCGCCCTGGGGAAACCCGAGTTTATTACCGCCGAAATGGTGAAAGAAGGAGCCGTTGTGATCGACGTGGGCCTCGAAAAAGTCCCGGATGCCAGCAAGAAAAGCGGATTTGCCCTCAAAGGCGATGTCAAGTTCGACGAAGTAGCGCCCAAAGCGGGCTTCATCACGCCCGTCCCCGGCGGCGTCGGCCTCATGACCATCTGCTCCCTCATGCAGAATACAGTCAAAGCGGCAAGGAGAGAAGTTTATTAA
- a CDS encoding IS110 family RNA-guided transposase produces the protein MKATATFLRYGVGFDIGKDTIHVCVSVMDTTGKVTVKGTTKLVNKAAAFSGLMTWLGKHCKQTDLPVRYVMEATGVYHETLAWYLFTKDQSVSVVLPNKAKHYLKSLGLKSKNDRIDAQGLARMTLEQQLPLWQPLSKNIYSLRMLTRQHQRLQELKTQSQNQKHSIEYSQFSDGFILKQLDNLITLYDRQLTEISQAINDLLDDDQPLREGIDRLSAIKGLGRLSAATLVAETNGFTGFENVRQLVSFAGYDVVENQSGKHIGKTRISKKGNSRIRRILHLPALNAVRFGEPGCAALYERVYSRSRIKMKAYVAVQKKLLTLCYALWRNGSEYEPSYSPTTTKNVSDQAKKIVPTSGTTQDQEAEAILSHR, from the coding sequence ATGAAAGCGACAGCTACCTTCCTACGTTACGGGGTGGGCTTTGACATTGGCAAAGACACCATTCACGTTTGTGTTTCCGTTATGGACACCACCGGAAAAGTGACGGTCAAAGGAACCACTAAACTAGTTAACAAGGCGGCCGCTTTCTCAGGACTAATGACCTGGCTAGGAAAGCACTGTAAGCAGACAGACCTACCGGTTCGCTATGTCATGGAAGCCACAGGCGTTTATCATGAGACCCTGGCCTGGTATCTGTTTACCAAAGACCAATCGGTCAGTGTGGTCCTGCCAAACAAAGCAAAGCACTACCTCAAAAGCCTGGGTCTCAAGTCTAAGAATGACCGCATTGATGCACAAGGGCTGGCTCGTATGACGCTTGAACAGCAACTGCCGCTTTGGCAACCACTCTCGAAGAACATATACAGTCTGCGGATGCTAACTCGTCAACACCAAAGGTTACAGGAACTGAAGACCCAAAGCCAGAATCAAAAGCACTCTATTGAGTACAGCCAGTTCAGCGATGGGTTCATCCTCAAACAGCTTGACAACCTCATTACTCTCTATGACAGGCAGTTGACCGAAATCAGTCAGGCCATTAATGATCTGCTGGACGATGATCAACCTTTACGGGAAGGCATTGATCGGCTGAGTGCCATCAAGGGGCTGGGCCGACTGTCGGCCGCTACACTAGTGGCAGAGACAAATGGCTTCACGGGCTTTGAGAACGTACGGCAACTAGTGAGCTTTGCTGGCTATGACGTAGTGGAAAACCAATCGGGCAAACATATCGGTAAGACGCGCATCTCAAAAAAGGGGAACAGTCGCATTCGTCGTATCTTGCATCTACCCGCTCTCAATGCGGTGCGTTTTGGTGAACCTGGCTGTGCCGCCCTTTATGAGCGGGTCTATAGCCGATCACGCATCAAAATGAAAGCGTATGTAGCCGTCCAGAAAAAGCTGCTTACTCTATGTTATGCTCTCTGGCGCAACGGGTCTGAGTACGAGCCTAGTTACTCTCCAACTACGACAAAGAACGTATCGGACCAGGCTAAAAAAATAGTCCCGACTAGCGGGACTACACAGGACCAAGAGGCCGAAGCCATCTTGTCCCACAGGTAA
- a CDS encoding response regulator, whose protein sequence is MLSTRPFTVLIADDDEEDRMLLEEAFMQNGLFDNSRFVEDGEQTLAYLQECFNPESGQTLPSLIILDVNMPLKNGIETLQAIRADRRFRTIPVLMLTSSRAELAKAYRLGANSYLVKPVHFADLIQMVKELMNYWRDTVSLPMDSE, encoded by the coding sequence ATGTTATCGACACGTCCGTTTACCGTATTGATTGCCGACGATGATGAAGAGGACCGGATGCTGCTGGAGGAAGCCTTTATGCAGAACGGCCTGTTCGACAATAGCCGGTTTGTCGAAGATGGCGAACAGACCCTCGCGTATCTACAGGAATGCTTTAACCCGGAATCCGGCCAGACGCTGCCTTCGCTGATCATTCTGGACGTCAACATGCCCCTGAAAAACGGCATTGAAACCCTACAGGCCATCCGGGCAGACCGCCGCTTCCGGACGATTCCCGTGCTGATGCTCACCTCCTCGCGGGCGGAACTGGCAAAAGCCTATCGCCTTGGGGCCAATTCGTATCTGGTCAAGCCCGTCCATTTTGCGGACCTGATCCAGATGGTGAAGGAACTGATGAATTACTGGCGCGACACCGTGAGCCTGCCGATGGACAGCGAGTAG